DNA from Candidatus Caldatribacterium sp.:
GTGCTCGAGGAGCGACTGGAGATGCTCGAGAAAATGGTGCACACTTGACTCACAAGCTTCGGGTAAAGGGCGAGCAGTGGAAAGAAAAAAGAACTGCTCGCCCTTATTTTTTTGCCCTCTCCTGCTTCTCCTGGCACTCCACGCATAGAGAGGTGTAGGGGATTGTCCGAAGCCGCTCAAGGGGGATTTTCCTCCGGCAGATCTCACAGGTGTCGTACGTTCCCGCTTCGATTCTCCGAAGAGCCTTCTCAATCATCTCAAGAGTTTCTGTGAGCTTTTGCCGAGAGGAGACTTCGAGTTCCATGGAAAGTGTGGCGTTTCCCAAGTCGGCTTCGTCGAGTACCTCCCCTGGGGTTCCGTCAACCCGCCGTGCCAAGGCTTGCGAGATTTTCTCCCGGAGCTTCAAGAGTTCTTCCTGGAATTCTCTTTTCTGGTTCTCGTCCACAGCGCTCACTTCCTTGAGTATATTTTAAACCAGCAGGGAGTATTGTAAAATTACGATGCGTGGAGAAAGCCATGAAGCAGAACATTGTTGGGATGCTTCCTT
Protein-coding regions in this window:
- a CDS encoding TraR/DksA C4-type zinc finger protein, which encodes MDENQKREFQEELLKLREKISQALARRVDGTPGEVLDEADLGNATLSMELEVSSRQKLTETLEMIEKALRRIEAGTYDTCEICRRKIPLERLRTIPYTSLCVECQEKQERAKK